In Brooklawnia cerclae, the DNA window TGGAATATCGCGAAGGTACACTCGCCAGCTATGCCGAATCCGATCCTGATTTGGGCACATCGCCCGAAGGAATAGAAAAAGCCGTTATGAAGGTCAACAACGAGAAGAACACCTCTCTGTCTGTCGAGGTGAAGAACAATGAAACCCTCACTGACCTTGAGAGTCACATTGACCAGACCGAGCCCGTCATCGTTGACATTCAGGCGTGGAGGGATGCAACGAATACCGCCCAATGGGAGGACGACGCCGACGACGGGCACTATGTCGTGGCAATTGGGTACGACAACGAGAACATCTACTTCGAGGATCCCGCTTTGTTGGCATCCATCGGACGCATCCCTCGTGATGAATTCGTCAGCCGGTGGCATGACGCCTCAGCTTCCTCGGAATACAACCACCTCGCTATCATCGTGACCGGCGGAACCTCTTCATCCCCCTCCCCAATCGTTTCTTTGCAGTGACTTCCCGGCATGGTCGGTCCGACGCGTTGACAAGTTTGCGGTTGGCAGTGTCGAGAGCATTCGGATCGGGAACGCTAGCAGGATCTTCATCGAACCTGAACAATTTGATGCCCGCCTGCCCGCCTGCCCGGCGGTCGCGAAGATGTCGTCATCTCCGATCCGCTCAGACACCTGCCGACACAGTGCGGCGGAGGGATCGACAGTCGCTCGGAGGCGCCGTCTCCCGGCCCCGTCGGTAGGCTGGCGCCATGTTCGTCACCCGCCTGGAGCTGCACCAGTTCCGCAACTACTCGGCGGTCGACATTGCGCTCGAACCGGGCGTGACGATCTTCCAGGGGGCGAACGGGCAGGGCAAGACCAACCTCGTCGAGGCCGTCGAGTACATCTCCACGCTCGGTTCGCATCGGGTGGCCTCCGATGCGCCGCTCGTGCAGGTCGGGACGCAGCAGGCCGTCGTCCGTGCCGAGATCATGGCCGGGGCGCACGACCCGCGTCGGCTGCTGCTGGAACTGGAGATCAATCCGGGGCGCGCCAACCGTGCGCGGATCAACCGCGGTGTCCTGCCACGCACCCACGACCTGCTGGGAGCCCTTCGTACCGTCGTGTTCTCGCCGGAGGATCTTTCGGTCGTCAAGGGCGACCCGATGGCTCGCCGCACGTTCCTCGACGAGCTGGTGATCAGCCGATGGCCGCGCATGCTCGGCGTCAAACAGGACTACGACAAGGTGCTGAAGCAGCGCAACGCGTTGCTGAAGTCGCTCGTCGGGAGTCGTCCGGGCACCGACGACCTGTTCACCCTCGAGGTCTGGGACGCGCAGCTGGTCGCGTTCGGGTCAGAATTGCTCGCGGCCCGGCTCGACACACTCACCGATCTTCGCGAGCCGGCGCGCGAGGCGTACGCGGCCATCGCACCGGTCAACAATCGCGCCGACGCGTCCTACCGCTCGTCCTTCCCCCTGCCGGACGACGCCGGCGAGCTGGGGGAGGCATTCACCTCCGCGCTCGGTGACCGCAGGCGTGAGGAGCTCGCCCGTGGGCTCACGCTGGTCGGCCCTCACCGCGACGACGTCGAGCTCACGATCGGCGACCTACCCGCCCGGGGCTACGCGAGCCACGGGGAATCATGGTCGCTGGCTCTCGCGTTGCGGCTCGGCGCCTTCGAGCTGTTGCACGCCGACGGGATCGA includes these proteins:
- a CDS encoding C39 family peptidase; translated protein: MPDVRQSTDYTCGVASLQAVLFYYGLEYREGTLASYAESDPDLGTSPEGIEKAVMKVNNEKNTSLSVEVKNNETLTDLESHIDQTEPVIVDIQAWRDATNTAQWEDDADDGHYVVAIGYDNENIYFEDPALLASIGRIPRDEFVSRWHDASASSEYNHLAIIVTGGTSSSPSPIVSLQ
- the recF gene encoding DNA replication/repair protein RecF (All proteins in this family for which functions are known are DNA-binding proteins that assist the filamentation of RecA onto DNA for the initiation of recombination or recombinational repair.) — its product is MFVTRLELHQFRNYSAVDIALEPGVTIFQGANGQGKTNLVEAVEYISTLGSHRVASDAPLVQVGTQQAVVRAEIMAGAHDPRRLLLELEINPGRANRARINRGVLPRTHDLLGALRTVVFSPEDLSVVKGDPMARRTFLDELVISRWPRMLGVKQDYDKVLKQRNALLKSLVGSRPGTDDLFTLEVWDAQLVAFGSELLAARLDTLTDLREPAREAYAAIAPVNNRADASYRSSFPLPDDAGELGEAFTSALGDRRREELARGLTLVGPHRDDVELTIGDLPARGYASHGESWSLALALRLGAFELLHADGIEAVLILDDVFAELDATRRDRLAQAVARAEQVLVTAAVPTDVPAELSGARFVVHAGTISSEQGDAA